The Pedobacter roseus genome contains a region encoding:
- a CDS encoding tRNA threonylcarbamoyladenosine dehydratase, with translation MSDVSWLSRSALLVGNDGIDKLQSKHVLVIGLGGVGSFAAEFICRSGIGEMTIVDGDVVDPTNRNRQLPALATNHGVSKAEIMQERLLAINPELKLHVVNTFLTPEKCREILESKFDYIMDCIDSVMPKITLLGTALEKNIPIVSSMGAGGKMDPTRLRITLLPDTYQCVFASYVRKRLNKLPNAAKIKAVFSTEEMDKNSMIMTDGSNFKRSAYGTVSYLPAAFGGACASVVIRDLLGLPIEMAERPARISHKTLNKRKNKKA, from the coding sequence ATGTCTGATGTTAGCTGGCTTTCGCGCTCTGCCCTCCTTGTTGGGAATGATGGAATAGATAAACTTCAATCGAAACACGTTTTGGTGATCGGATTGGGTGGTGTAGGCTCTTTTGCTGCCGAATTTATCTGCCGTTCAGGTATTGGCGAAATGACTATTGTTGATGGTGACGTGGTAGATCCAACCAACCGGAACAGGCAATTGCCAGCCCTGGCAACCAATCATGGTGTAAGTAAAGCGGAAATTATGCAGGAACGTTTACTGGCTATTAACCCTGAATTAAAACTTCATGTAGTAAATACCTTCTTAACACCCGAAAAGTGCAGGGAAATTTTAGAATCAAAATTCGACTACATTATGGATTGTATTGATAGTGTGATGCCTAAAATTACTTTGTTGGGAACTGCCTTAGAAAAAAACATCCCAATCGTGAGTTCGATGGGGGCAGGTGGTAAAATGGATCCAACACGATTGAGAATTACACTTCTTCCTGATACTTATCAATGTGTATTTGCAAGTTATGTGCGCAAAAGGTTGAATAAACTTCCTAATGCAGCAAAAATAAAAGCAGTTTTTTCTACAGAAGAAATGGATAAAAACTCCATGATCATGACTGATGGAAGTAATTTCAAACGTTCTGCTTATGGTACGGTTTCTTACCTTCCTGCGGCATTTGGCGGTGCATGCGCATCTGTGGTCATCCGCGATTTGCTTGGCCTGCCCATTGAAATGGCCGAACGTCCGGCAAGGATCAGTCATAAAACACTCAATAAAAGAAAAAACAAAAAAGCCTGA
- a CDS encoding UvrD-helicase domain-containing protein produces the protein MPQPLKILQASAGSGKTFSLTAHYLTLLFSGDNKYREILAVTFTNKATEEMKTRILEVLLGLAKGNPSKKIEDYRKLILLAYPILSPQELQFKADKIYRKILHDYSRFSVSTIDGFVQKVIRGFAFELGLNADYNLEMNYDKVKDDLVNKLDEALDHNKQLLQWIIDLAIERISDNKSWNYKFELYNLIGEIFSERFQIFEDAVSALGLENIDELFKKYISVTKAEIKNFEEELVSLATEANEALNVIGVETEHLKGKSRSPLAKIILIARGDFSKTEPLFNLIDEPDEWFQKNANFPEAYDTVNPILQKLKSHYLTHLPNYSLAIAFNKNLYYLRLMQEIAVLLKEYRAENDNLLISDAQKLISGITEDAGDNPSFIWEKVGNRYRNFLFDEFQDTSTSQWGSFKSLLTNAMATPSQDLIDHLIVGDTKQSIYRWRNGDWNILHKHAKLDVGAENVLEESLEENYRSAENIITFNNFLYKAIPITLQNELNENLATKPESISKWWQEQHYQQIITDIYSGSTQNFATNTLKGGTIKIKKFGKDHAPNEARFTETVFRDIALDDLVEEINHLKNEQQYALKDIAILVRSNSEALLTVKKLMEHKLPVLSGDALLISNNSAIQLIINTLKVLIGLETQTALYKANCIALYHSLHDKEIDANYYLNLTNKPLSTLTAVLPVALCENWQSWLQLPLPELVEILIESYGLKNLTANLPYLLAFRDLTASAGKLGEKGIISFLTWWEEDGIKKSLPSPEGADAIQIITIHKSKGLAFRAVFVPFCNWEIKGKPNGTFWVSSEETVYKELKGIPLKYNEALADSAIAKAYYEELLYNNMDALNMLYVATTRSKDYLYIATMAKKELKLSNMGDVINFTFDEQFDENGVYEIVDDVTVESKAEESNFINLNSYPTTNRLSELYVPSAEKHLKHLVNIEKSGRKGSLLHDILASASNTQEIEDYAINLVLQGIIKEEEKQQLINSALEVLNNPELKEILDKASESIVEKNIIDANGKLHRPDRVLISADEVIILDYKFTLEESDKHIEQVNNYKILLTEMGYQNIKTYLFYAVKGKLKLV, from the coding sequence ATGCCCCAACCCCTCAAAATTCTTCAGGCCTCCGCAGGTTCCGGTAAAACGTTCAGTTTAACTGCACATTACCTTACTTTGCTTTTTAGTGGCGACAATAAATACCGCGAAATTTTAGCGGTAACCTTTACCAACAAGGCCACCGAAGAAATGAAAACCAGAATTTTGGAGGTACTGCTTGGACTAGCAAAGGGAAATCCATCAAAAAAAATAGAAGATTATCGGAAACTCATTTTACTTGCCTATCCGATATTAAGTCCTCAGGAATTACAATTTAAAGCAGATAAGATTTACCGAAAGATTCTGCACGATTACAGCCGTTTTTCGGTAAGCACTATTGATGGTTTCGTACAGAAAGTGATCCGCGGCTTTGCATTTGAACTGGGACTTAACGCCGATTATAATTTAGAAATGAATTATGACAAGGTGAAAGATGATCTCGTAAACAAACTGGATGAAGCTTTAGATCATAATAAACAGCTTTTGCAATGGATAATCGATCTGGCCATCGAGCGCATCAGTGATAACAAAAGCTGGAATTATAAATTCGAACTCTATAACCTGATCGGCGAAATATTTTCTGAACGTTTCCAGATTTTTGAAGATGCGGTTAGTGCTTTAGGTTTAGAGAACATCGACGAATTATTTAAAAAATACATCAGTGTTACGAAGGCAGAAATCAAAAACTTTGAAGAGGAACTGGTTTCACTGGCAACCGAAGCAAACGAAGCCCTGAATGTAATCGGCGTAGAAACTGAGCACCTGAAAGGCAAATCACGTAGTCCGCTAGCCAAAATTATTTTAATCGCCAGAGGAGATTTTTCTAAAACAGAGCCCCTTTTCAATTTAATTGACGAGCCGGATGAGTGGTTTCAAAAAAATGCAAATTTCCCTGAAGCTTATGATACGGTAAATCCGATTCTTCAAAAATTAAAAAGCCATTACTTAACGCACTTACCTAATTATAGCCTTGCTATTGCTTTTAATAAAAACCTATATTATTTAAGGTTGATGCAGGAAATTGCCGTGTTATTAAAAGAATATAGGGCTGAAAACGATAACCTGCTGATCAGCGATGCACAAAAACTGATTTCGGGAATTACCGAAGATGCCGGGGATAATCCTTCTTTCATTTGGGAAAAAGTTGGCAACCGTTACCGCAATTTCTTGTTTGATGAATTTCAGGATACCTCTACCAGTCAGTGGGGAAGTTTTAAATCATTGTTGACCAATGCGATGGCCACACCAAGTCAGGATTTGATCGATCACCTGATTGTTGGCGATACTAAACAATCCATTTACCGCTGGCGCAATGGGGATTGGAACATCCTGCATAAACACGCCAAGCTTGATGTTGGTGCAGAAAATGTACTCGAAGAAAGTTTAGAAGAAAATTACCGCAGCGCAGAAAACATCATCACTTTTAATAATTTCCTTTACAAAGCCATTCCAATTACCTTGCAGAATGAGCTGAATGAAAATCTGGCTACCAAACCCGAAAGCATTTCCAAATGGTGGCAGGAACAGCATTACCAACAGATTATAACTGATATTTATAGCGGATCGACCCAAAATTTCGCCACAAATACGCTAAAAGGCGGAACCATAAAAATCAAAAAATTTGGTAAAGATCATGCCCCAAATGAAGCTCGCTTTACCGAAACTGTTTTTAGGGATATTGCCCTGGACGATCTTGTTGAAGAAATAAACCACCTCAAAAATGAGCAGCAATATGCGCTAAAAGATATTGCCATTTTGGTACGCTCCAACAGCGAAGCTTTATTAACCGTTAAAAAATTAATGGAGCACAAATTGCCTGTTTTGTCTGGCGATGCCTTATTAATTTCGAATAACTCAGCTATACAACTCATCATTAACACCTTAAAAGTACTGATCGGTTTAGAAACGCAAACGGCCCTATACAAAGCCAATTGTATTGCACTTTACCATTCTTTGCACGATAAAGAGATTGATGCCAATTATTACCTTAACCTCACCAATAAACCTTTAAGCACGCTTACCGCGGTTTTACCCGTTGCTTTGTGCGAAAACTGGCAAAGCTGGCTGCAGCTTCCGCTACCGGAATTGGTGGAGATTTTGATTGAAAGTTATGGTTTAAAAAACTTAACTGCCAACCTTCCTTATCTGTTAGCCTTTAGAGACCTGACCGCTTCTGCCGGAAAACTGGGTGAAAAAGGTATTATATCATTTTTAACCTGGTGGGAAGAAGACGGTATTAAAAAATCATTGCCTTCACCAGAAGGTGCCGATGCCATACAGATTATTACCATTCACAAATCAAAAGGTTTAGCATTCAGGGCTGTTTTTGTACCTTTTTGCAATTGGGAAATTAAAGGTAAACCCAATGGTACTTTCTGGGTTTCATCAGAAGAAACGGTTTATAAAGAATTAAAAGGTATTCCTTTAAAATACAATGAGGCATTAGCCGATTCTGCAATTGCGAAAGCTTATTACGAAGAGCTGCTTTATAATAATATGGATGCGCTGAACATGCTTTATGTGGCTACCACACGTTCTAAAGATTACCTCTACATTGCTACAATGGCCAAAAAGGAATTGAAATTATCCAATATGGGTGATGTAATCAATTTCACTTTTGATGAGCAGTTTGATGAAAACGGCGTGTACGAAATCGTTGACGATGTAACGGTTGAAAGTAAAGCTGAAGAATCGAATTTTATTAATTTAAATAGCTATCCAACTACAAACCGCTTATCTGAACTCTACGTGCCCTCCGCAGAAAAACATTTAAAACACCTGGTTAACATTGAAAAATCAGGGAGAAAAGGCTCCTTATTACACGATATCCTGGCCAGCGCCAGTAATACACAAGAAATAGAAGATTATGCGATAAACCTGGTTTTGCAGGGCATTATCAAAGAAGAAGAAAAACAGCAGTTAATCAATTCAGCACTTGAAGTGTTGAACAACCCAGAGCTCAAAGAAATTTTAGATAAAGCAAGTGAAAGCATTGTAGAAAAAAACATCATTGATGCCAATGGGAAACTACACCGTCCTGATCGGGTATTGATCAGCGCAGATGAAGTAATTATCCTCGATTATAAATTTACGTTGGAAGAAAGCGATAAACACATCGAACAGGTAAATAATTACAAAATATTACTTACTGAAATGGGTTATCAGAATATCAAAACCTATCTTTTCTACGCAGTTAAAGGCAAATTGAAATTAGTATAA
- a CDS encoding PD-(D/E)XK nuclease family protein, with product MQIKPFLQEVAEDLVARFGNQLENCAIVFNNKRPSAYLQKHLADIIGKPFFSPSFFTIQEFFASSTSYKIADFYLQFFTLHRIYNQLLAEEKLENISSHKFFPLAKIILSDFNQIDADLVDAGKLYRDLEDISMINKDFDYLSPEQYEFLAQFWTSYSEGKHKKQQELFIKMWRRMPKLYHKYHAMLKEQGYLTNGSVYRYLADDITNHQEFISNFDKGKIIFVGFNALSSAEAKIFTQLQETGKALFYFDADTYYLDDASQEAGLFLRKNINQLGLKNEFAGQESLMKSAPHHVNVYKVQGQSAQAKILNNILTEDYTAAETVGKTVVVLADESLLIPTLQTIPTHLNGKEIDLNVTMGFALSTSSIFGLVDLWLGSQLEILQRDKVSYKNVEAFLTHPLTGLTQKMRDKILTALLEENQVEIDHKRLLRQSGLFETFYKKIDDPQHVVTNLLDVLDYVLTRLSNAKTLKKIDAELFVKTIQELNRLHDTFSNHIGKEEIPFVIYLVQKSLQAIAVPLSGDPLNGIQVMGLLETRNLNFDKVVILGFNEGIIPKSSIGNSFIPDSIRRVYGLPVLENLDAISSYMVYRLLQRANNINFVYNSLTDESTSGEASRILKQLEYESGFDFNYNELNLEVKTEPFKEIKIEKTNNAFIQETLQKYLDKKKVLSPSALTQYISNPIDFFFNYIAGIKEPKEISAVVEANEIGSILHKVMEYFYEDLRSAEITAERIKEKRKQIPTLIQKGFNAVMFKNPDTVMEYKGMQKVILSIVDAYVNIILNQDEAQTPFNIISLEQKVEAEISFPLKGKEVSVKIFGFIDRVDVKDGVTKIIDYKTGSDKLTFKDIPELFNSDGKHINKALIQTLLYTYAYEQFSGKSFVEPNLYVVKTMSADGVWFKSGRQNLSGAYLEEIKPEFLAELRKKLTELFEAPYFVASAVEDNYKYSIYKTLFGK from the coding sequence ATGCAGATAAAACCATTTTTACAGGAAGTTGCCGAAGATTTAGTTGCCCGGTTTGGAAATCAGCTTGAAAACTGTGCCATTGTTTTTAACAACAAACGTCCATCTGCATATTTGCAAAAACACCTTGCCGATATTATTGGGAAACCATTTTTCAGCCCGTCATTTTTTACCATACAGGAATTCTTTGCCAGTTCTACCAGTTATAAAATAGCCGATTTTTACCTGCAGTTTTTCACCCTTCACAGAATTTATAACCAACTGCTTGCAGAAGAGAAGCTGGAAAACATATCAAGCCATAAGTTTTTTCCCTTAGCAAAGATCATATTAAGTGATTTCAACCAGATTGATGCCGATCTGGTAGATGCCGGGAAATTGTACCGTGACCTGGAAGATATTTCGATGATCAATAAAGATTTCGATTATTTAAGTCCAGAGCAATACGAGTTTCTTGCACAGTTCTGGACTTCCTATTCGGAAGGTAAACATAAAAAACAGCAGGAACTGTTCATAAAGATGTGGCGAAGGATGCCTAAGCTTTACCATAAATATCACGCTATGCTTAAAGAGCAGGGTTATTTAACCAATGGTTCGGTTTACCGTTATCTGGCGGATGATATTACCAACCATCAGGAGTTTATTTCCAATTTTGATAAAGGGAAGATTATTTTCGTCGGTTTTAATGCTTTGAGCAGTGCCGAGGCTAAAATATTTACCCAGTTACAGGAAACCGGCAAAGCATTGTTTTATTTTGATGCCGACACCTATTATTTAGATGATGCCTCGCAGGAGGCAGGTTTATTTTTACGTAAAAACATCAACCAGCTTGGATTGAAAAATGAATTTGCAGGGCAGGAAAGTTTAATGAAATCTGCCCCGCACCATGTAAATGTTTATAAGGTTCAGGGACAATCGGCACAGGCTAAAATCCTGAACAATATTTTAACCGAAGATTATACCGCAGCAGAAACTGTTGGAAAAACAGTAGTGGTTTTGGCTGATGAAAGCCTGTTGATTCCGACACTACAAACAATTCCAACTCACCTGAATGGAAAAGAAATCGACCTCAATGTAACCATGGGTTTTGCTTTGTCAACCTCGAGTATATTCGGTTTGGTTGATTTATGGTTGGGGAGTCAGCTAGAGATTTTACAGCGGGATAAAGTAAGTTACAAAAATGTAGAAGCTTTTTTAACCCATCCCTTAACAGGCCTTACCCAAAAAATGCGGGATAAAATTTTAACTGCATTGTTGGAAGAAAACCAGGTGGAGATCGACCATAAACGCCTGTTGCGCCAAAGTGGACTGTTTGAAACTTTTTATAAAAAAATCGACGATCCGCAGCATGTGGTCACAAATTTACTTGATGTGCTCGATTATGTGTTAACCCGTTTATCCAATGCAAAAACGCTCAAAAAAATCGATGCAGAACTATTTGTAAAAACCATACAGGAATTAAATCGTTTGCACGATACCTTTAGCAACCACATTGGTAAGGAAGAAATCCCCTTTGTAATTTACCTCGTTCAAAAATCACTGCAGGCTATTGCAGTTCCACTTTCAGGCGATCCGCTGAACGGGATTCAAGTAATGGGATTGCTCGAAACCCGCAACTTAAATTTCGACAAAGTGGTGATTTTAGGCTTTAATGAAGGTATTATTCCAAAATCATCCATTGGCAATAGTTTTATTCCTGATTCTATTCGTCGTGTTTATGGTTTGCCTGTACTCGAAAATCTGGACGCCATTTCCTCTTACATGGTATACCGTCTATTACAGCGGGCAAACAATATCAATTTTGTCTATAATAGCTTGACAGATGAATCTACTTCAGGTGAAGCCAGTAGGATTTTAAAGCAGCTTGAGTATGAAAGCGGTTTCGATTTCAACTATAACGAACTTAATCTCGAGGTAAAAACCGAACCTTTTAAAGAAATCAAGATCGAAAAAACTAATAATGCCTTTATCCAGGAAACACTTCAAAAATACCTCGATAAAAAGAAGGTGCTTTCACCATCTGCACTTACCCAATACATTTCCAATCCGATAGATTTCTTTTTCAATTACATTGCAGGCATTAAAGAACCTAAAGAGATCAGTGCAGTAGTAGAAGCCAACGAAATCGGTTCGATTTTGCACAAAGTGATGGAATATTTTTACGAGGACTTAAGATCGGCAGAAATTACTGCAGAGCGGATTAAAGAGAAAAGGAAACAGATTCCCACGCTGATACAAAAGGGTTTTAATGCCGTGATGTTTAAAAATCCAGATACGGTGATGGAATATAAAGGAATGCAAAAGGTAATTTTATCAATTGTTGATGCTTATGTAAATATCATTTTAAATCAGGATGAAGCTCAAACGCCGTTCAACATCATCAGCCTCGAACAGAAAGTTGAGGCAGAGATTAGTTTCCCGCTAAAAGGAAAAGAAGTCAGCGTAAAAATATTTGGTTTTATCGATCGTGTGGATGTAAAGGATGGCGTAACCAAAATTATCGATTACAAAACCGGAAGTGATAAATTAACCTTTAAGGATATACCTGAATTATTTAACTCTGACGGCAAACACATCAACAAAGCCTTAATCCAAACCTTATTATACACCTACGCTTACGAACAGTTCTCTGGGAAAAGCTTTGTTGAACCTAATTTATATGTAGTAAAAACCATGAGCGCAGACGGCGTTTGGTTTAAATCGGGCAGGCAAAACCTATCTGGGGCCTATCTTGAAGAAATTAAACCCGAATTTCTTGCCGAACTAAGAAAAAAACTGACCGAACTTTTTGAAGCCCCTTATTTTGTAGCCAGCGCGGTTGAGGATAACTACAAATATTCTATTTATAAAACTTTGTTTGGGAAATAA
- the tnpA gene encoding IS200/IS605 family transposase: protein MSYVRIWVHLVFSTKNRHPYLTKNIRYKVQNHIIENCREKAIFLQAINGYTEHMHCLISLGREQTIAKVAQLIKGESEYWINKNMLTDTPFMWQEDYFAVSVSESGLQAVTSYIKNQEIHHAKKSFQFEVKEFVDKYGFTLEKEDL, encoded by the coding sequence ATGTCGTATGTAAGAATTTGGGTTCACCTGGTGTTCTCAACCAAAAACCGACATCCCTATTTAACAAAAAACATCCGCTATAAAGTTCAAAATCATATTATAGAAAACTGTAGAGAAAAAGCTATTTTTCTACAAGCTATTAATGGGTACACAGAACACATGCATTGTCTTATATCTCTAGGAAGAGAACAAACAATTGCAAAAGTAGCCCAACTCATTAAGGGAGAATCTGAATATTGGATCAACAAAAATATGTTGACAGATACTCCTTTTATGTGGCAGGAAGATTATTTTGCCGTATCAGTTAGCGAATCTGGGCTGCAAGCTGTCACCAGCTATATTAAAAATCAAGAAATTCATCATGCAAAAAAATCATTTCAATTTGAAGTCAAAGAATTTGTAGATAAATATGGTTTTACATTAGAAAAAGAAGATCTTTAA
- a CDS encoding GNAT family N-acetyltransferase, with protein MLTLNFTKFPVLETERLILREHDLADAETLFAMRTNETVMKYIDRERPKDIFEIKDFISRFRNGYENGDNLAWVIALKENPNQMIGSVGYWRTDFANHRAEIGYMLHPDYWRQGIISEALKRSINFGFNEVNLHTISANINVGNDASRQMLIKHGFVKEAHFKQDYYFRGQFLDSEIYGLLNPNH; from the coding sequence ATGCTAACCTTAAATTTCACAAAATTCCCTGTACTCGAAACCGAACGCCTAATCCTACGCGAACACGATCTTGCCGATGCCGAAACCCTTTTTGCCATGCGCACTAATGAAACGGTAATGAAATACATTGATAGAGAAAGGCCAAAAGATATTTTCGAAATCAAGGATTTTATCTCCCGTTTCAGAAATGGCTATGAAAATGGCGACAATCTTGCCTGGGTAATTGCTTTAAAAGAAAACCCCAACCAGATGATTGGCTCTGTAGGTTATTGGCGAACCGATTTTGCCAACCACCGTGCAGAGATTGGTTATATGCTCCACCCTGATTATTGGAGACAGGGAATTATCTCCGAAGCACTAAAAAGATCAATCAATTTTGGCTTTAATGAAGTTAACCTGCATACCATCAGTGCAAACATCAATGTAGGAAATGATGCATCAAGGCAAATGCTAATTAAACATGGCTTTGTAAAAGAAGCGCATTTTAAACAAGATTACTATTTTAGGGGGCAATTTCTAGATAGCGAGATTTATGGATTATTAAATCCAAATCATTAA
- a CDS encoding nucleotidyltransferase: protein MGNIFNDDFREFIQALNNQGVKYILVGGYSVILHGYSRTTGDMDIWVERTEENYRKIFNAFFQFGMPVFDMTKDNFLHHPDWEVFSFGRPPVSIDLMIIVKGLNFDECYPNSVFFEEDGLKIRTINYNDLLLAKKSAARAKDINDLENL, encoded by the coding sequence ATGGGAAATATTTTCAATGATGATTTCCGCGAATTTATTCAGGCTCTTAATAACCAGGGTGTAAAGTATATTCTGGTGGGTGGATATTCCGTAATACTTCATGGATATTCAAGGACAACTGGGGATATGGATATTTGGGTTGAGAGAACGGAAGAAAATTATAGAAAAATATTCAATGCTTTTTTTCAATTTGGAATGCCTGTGTTTGATATGACCAAAGACAACTTTCTTCATCATCCAGATTGGGAGGTTTTTAGTTTCGGACGTCCACCGGTATCAATTGATTTAATGATTATTGTAAAAGGATTAAATTTTGATGAATGTTATCCAAATTCAGTTTTTTTTGAAGAAGATGGATTAAAAATCAGAACTATAAATTATAATGACCTTTTACTTGCTAAAAAATCGGCCGCAAGGGCAAAGGATATTAATGATTTAGAAAATTTATAA
- a CDS encoding bleomycin resistance protein has protein sequence MFKTATPILASLNAEETIKFYTEKLGFTFHNNWDGYVIFSKDDISIHLWPTDDESIPKNTGCYIYVTAVDELYAAYSEQGVVHPNGKLKNMPWGMRQFSILDNSGNIIHFGEDISEKA, from the coding sequence ATGTTTAAAACTGCTACGCCAATTCTTGCCTCGTTAAATGCAGAAGAAACCATAAAATTCTACACCGAAAAACTGGGTTTCACCTTCCATAACAATTGGGATGGTTATGTTATTTTTAGTAAAGACGACATTAGCATCCACCTGTGGCCCACTGATGACGAAAGCATCCCTAAAAACACAGGTTGTTATATTTATGTTACTGCAGTTGATGAACTTTATGCTGCCTATTCCGAACAAGGAGTAGTCCATCCAAACGGAAAATTAAAAAATATGCCCTGGGGCATGAGGCAGTTCTCCATTTTAGATAACAGCGGCAATATTATCCATTTTGGAGAAGATATTTCGGAAAAAGCCTAA
- a CDS encoding pyruvate dehydrogenase complex E1 component subunit beta: protein MREIQFREALREAMSEEMRKDDRVFLLGEEVAEYNGAYKVSQGMLDEFGAKRIIDTPIAELGFAGIATGAATAGLIPIVEFMTFNFSLVAIDQIINGAAKILSMSGGQFSCPMVFRGPTGNAGQLGAQHSQNFENWFANTPGLKVVVPSTPYDAKGLLKQAIIDPDPVIFMESEVMYGDKGDVPAEEYYIEFGKANVTKQGTDVTIVTFGKMLTRVVNPAVEELTKEGINVEVIDLRTVRPIDYDTIIASVKKTNRLVVVEEAWPLASLSGEIAFMVQKHAFDYLDAPVLRITCADVPLPYSPTLIAASLPNADRVVKAVKEVMYVKK from the coding sequence ATGAGAGAAATCCAATTTAGAGAAGCACTACGCGAAGCCATGAGCGAAGAAATGCGTAAAGATGACCGCGTTTTTTTATTAGGTGAAGAAGTAGCAGAATATAACGGAGCGTACAAAGTAAGTCAGGGTATGCTTGATGAGTTTGGTGCGAAACGTATTATCGATACCCCAATTGCCGAATTAGGTTTCGCAGGTATTGCAACTGGTGCCGCAACAGCAGGCCTTATTCCAATTGTGGAATTTATGACCTTTAACTTCTCATTAGTAGCTATTGATCAGATTATCAACGGTGCTGCTAAAATTTTATCAATGAGTGGTGGTCAGTTCTCATGCCCTATGGTTTTCCGCGGCCCAACTGGTAACGCAGGTCAATTAGGTGCACAGCACTCTCAAAACTTCGAAAACTGGTTTGCAAACACACCAGGCTTAAAGGTTGTTGTTCCTTCAACTCCTTATGATGCAAAAGGATTATTAAAACAAGCTATCATTGATCCGGATCCGGTTATTTTCATGGAATCAGAGGTAATGTACGGCGATAAAGGCGACGTTCCTGCAGAAGAATATTATATCGAATTTGGTAAAGCTAATGTAACTAAACAAGGTACTGACGTAACCATCGTAACTTTCGGTAAAATGTTAACACGCGTGGTTAATCCAGCCGTAGAAGAATTAACTAAAGAAGGAATTAATGTTGAGGTGATCGATTTACGTACCGTACGTCCTATCGATTATGATACCATTATTGCTTCGGTTAAGAAAACAAACCGTTTGGTTGTTGTAGAAGAAGCCTGGCCTTTAGCATCTCTTTCTGGAGAGATTGCATTTATGGTACAGAAACATGCATTTGATTACTTAGACGCACCGGTTTTACGCATAACCTGTGCCGATGTTCCACTTCCATACTCACCAACTTTAATCGCGGCGAGCTTACCAAATGCTGATCGTGTAGTTAAAGCGGTAAAAGAAGTAATGTACGTTAAAAAATAA
- a CDS encoding pentapeptide repeat-containing protein produces MPDNYIADQTFEKTDFTIRALTKAEYENCKFINCNFSGSDLSGVKFLDCEFISCNLSLASLTKTSFIDINFQGCKMLGLRFENCNDFGLAFSFNNCKLDHSSFYKLKLKKTAFKNSQLHEVDFSESDLANATFENCDLLNATFDRTILEKADFKTAYNYSIDPDNNRIKKARFSKSGLAGLLHKYDIQISE; encoded by the coding sequence ATGCCCGACAATTACATAGCCGACCAAACATTCGAAAAAACCGATTTTACTATACGGGCGCTCACAAAAGCAGAATACGAAAACTGTAAATTCATCAACTGCAATTTCTCGGGGTCTGACTTAAGTGGTGTGAAGTTTTTAGACTGCGAATTTATTTCCTGCAATTTAAGTTTGGCCAGCCTAACCAAAACCTCTTTTATAGACATCAATTTTCAAGGCTGTAAAATGCTGGGCTTACGGTTCGAAAACTGCAACGATTTTGGTTTGGCATTCAGCTTTAACAACTGCAAACTGGACCATTCCTCTTTTTATAAATTAAAACTAAAGAAAACGGCTTTTAAAAATTCTCAATTGCATGAAGTCGATTTTTCTGAAAGTGACTTAGCAAACGCAACTTTTGAGAATTGCGATTTATTAAATGCTACTTTTGATAGGACTATCCTCGAAAAAGCAGATTTCAAAACAGCTTACAATTATTCCATAGATCCGGATAACAACAGGATCAAAAAAGCAAGATTTTCAAAATCAGGACTCGCAGGGTTATTGCACAAATACGATATACAGATTAGCGAATAA
- a CDS encoding iron chaperone, which produces MDQPKPENIDQYIARFPVETQKLLQKVRETIQQAAPEAKEVISYGMPAFKQHTVLVYFAGYAKHIGFYPTSSGIENFKDEFANYKWSKGAVQFPLDKPLPLELITRITKFKAEKDLEKVKKKKAM; this is translated from the coding sequence ATGGATCAGCCTAAACCAGAAAATATTGATCAATATATCGCGAGGTTCCCTGTTGAAACGCAAAAGTTATTGCAAAAGGTTCGTGAAACCATCCAGCAGGCGGCACCAGAAGCTAAAGAGGTGATCAGCTACGGTATGCCAGCATTTAAACAACACACTGTGCTGGTATATTTTGCAGGTTATGCTAAACACATCGGTTTTTATCCAACCAGCTCAGGTATAGAAAATTTTAAGGATGAATTTGCCAATTATAAATGGAGCAAGGGTGCCGTTCAGTTTCCTTTAGATAAGCCCCTACCTCTGGAACTGATTACGAGGATAACAAAGTTTAAAGCGGAAAAAGATCTAGAGAAAGTGAAGAAAAAGAAAGCGATGTGA